One Cryptosporidium parvum Iowa II chromosome 5, whole genome shotgun sequence DNA segment encodes these proteins:
- a CDS encoding Csn12p/Rpn3p family protein; component of the COP9 signalsome — translation MVSSNEYKNILEWIASVHLSVSNRDGRNLSNLFNLRNFRNTIKGNLCSFYTQDIKLLTQKSFQNKKNLFSGSLSVIIENFLELYKELMKKNCQWANILINGTVILNSWIEIYRDQEAFPCHWVVPVLSSTCILISKIGIMADTMLNSGDLDDDENEDYQNKYQISVLNSIRQQIGKFRGDDDRQAGYVILMTESIKCCMQLRNMQMASTFLKHIESSNINRNRVPKGPMVLFCYFLGKLYMQQDRFVLAEEQLIWAFGNSGKNNKLKRNILECLIPVKFRLGFIPNISLLKKYNLEHYFEISKAILQGNIKRFDAAIEKYSSLFINHGTILCIEKVKFILYRNLMRRIRNWCRKNLKGDPNKLTFSVFDAGFKWQSDELFDQQEMACICANLIKLGYIKGYISWEHQVIVFSVNDPFPKLSNVKS, via the coding sequence ATGGTTTCttcaaatgaatataaGAACATCCTGGAGTGGATCGCATCTGTACATTTGTCTGTTTCAAATAGAGATGGGAGAAATCTGTCGAACCTATTTAATTTGAGGAATTTTAGAAATACTATTAAAGGCAATCTCTGTTCTTTTTATACCCAGGACATCAAATTACTCACCCAAAAATCTttccaaaataaaaaaaatctgTTTTCTGGGTCTCTTTCAGTAATTATTGAGAACTTTTTAGAATTATATAAggaattaatgaaaaaaaattgccAATGGGCCaatattcttattaatGGGACTGTAATTCTGAATTCTTGGATTGAAATATATCGAGACCAAGAAGCATTTCCCTGTCACTGGGTGGTTCCAGTACTATCATCAACGTGcatattaatatcaaagaTAGGTATTATGGCAGATACGATGCTTAATTCTGGAGATTTAGATGATGACGAAAATGAAgattatcaaaataaatatcaaatttCAGTCTTAAATTCGATCAGGCAGCAAATTGGGAAATTTAGAGGTGACGATGATAGACAAGCTGGGTATGTAATTTTGATGACTGAAAGCATTAAGTGTTGCATGCAATTAAGAAATATGCAAATGGCTTCAACATTTTTAAAACATATAGAATCATCCAATATTAATCGGAATAGAGTTCCAAAAGGCCCAATGGTtttattttgttattttctAGGGAAATTGTATATGCAACAAGATAGATTTGTTCTTGCTGAAGAACAACTAATCTGGGCATTTGGAAACAGCGGAAAGaacaataaattaaaaagaaatattcttGAATGTTTGATACCTGTAAAATTTAGGTTAGGATTTATCCCTAATATTTCACTGCTTAAAAAGTACAACCTAGAACACTATTTTGAGATATCAAAAGCTATATTACAAGGTAATATTAAACGATTTGACGCTGCAATTGAAAAATACTCATCGTTATTTATAAATCATGGAACTATACTTTGCATTGAAAAAGTtaagtttattttatatagGAATTTAATGAGGAGAATTCGCAATTGGTGTCGTAAAAATCTTAAGGGCGATCCAAATAAACTCACATTTTCTGTTTTTGATGCAGGCTTCAAGTGGCAGTCagatgaattatttgacCAACAGGAAATGGCATGTATTTGTGCAAACCTAATAAAATTAGGTTATATTAAAGGCTACATTTCTTGGGAACATCAAGTGATAGTATTTTCTGTTAATGATCCTTTCCCAAAATTAAGTAACGTTAAATCATAG
- a CDS encoding histone H2A gives MDGATSSGKIGGKVGGKVGGKGKAGSGKGSKKQPTSRAARAGLQFPVGRIQRMLKHRIPGDCRVGSTASVYAAAILEYLTAEVLELAGNASKDLKVKRITPRHLQLAIRGDEELDSLIKATIAGGGVIPHIEKSLMGKALIGKKGKKGNMSP, from the coding sequence ATGGATGGCGCAACCTCATCAGGTAAAATAGGTGGTAAAGTTGGTGGCAAGGTTGGTGGAAAAGGAAAAGCAGGTTCTGGTAAGGGAAGTAAGAAGCAACCGACTTCCAGAGCAGCTCGTGCAGGGCTTCAGTTTCCAGTCGGCCGTATTCAACGTATGCTAAAGCATCGTATTCCAGGAGATTGTCGTGTAGGTTCAACTGCCTCTGTTTACGCAGCTGCAATTTTGGAATACTTGACCGCTGAAGTACTCGAATTGGCTGGTAATGCTTCAAAGGATCTTAAAGTCAAACGTATTACGCCTAGACATCTTCAACTTGCCATTAGAGGTGACGAAGAGCTGGACTCCCTTATTAAGGCCACAATTGCAGGTGGTGGTGTAATACCTCACATAGAAAAGTCTCTTATGGGTAAGGCTTTAATAGGGAAAAAAGGTAAAAAGGGTAATATGAGTCCATga
- a CDS encoding 60S ribosomal protein L13A has product QKMMKEKIVIDCRGSLLGRLASVIAKELLNGQKIVAVRCEGINISGSLYRNRMKYQDFLRKRMNTNPRKGPFHHRAPSKILFRAVRGMIPHKTPRGAAALARLTTIDGCPAPFDKVKRVVVPSSLRVLRLKPQRKYTTLGTLSSLVGYNKCKTISALEEKRKERSHAFFVKKVAKDKALRAAQKSVFSKLSTEEQTILRLAGQN; this is encoded by the coding sequence cagaaaatgatgaaagaGAAGATTGTGATTGATTGCCGTGGCTCATTGTTGGGGCGTTTAGCATCTGTGATCGCGAAGGAATTATTAAACGGCCAGAAAATAGTCGCAGTAAGATGCGAAGGAATAAATATATCAGGATCACTCTATAGAAACCGTATGAAGTACCAAGACTTTTTACGTAAACGAATGAACACAAATCCAAGAAAGGGACCTTTCCATCATCGTGCCCCTTCGAAGATTCTATTTAGAGCTGTTCGCGGAATGATACCACATAAGACTCCAAGAGGCGCTGCTGCACTAGCTAGGTTAACTACAATAGATGGCTGCCCTGCTCCCTTTGACAAAGTTAAGCGTGTCGTTGTTCCATCATCACTTCGTGTATTGCGTTTAAAACCCCAAAGAAAGTACACTACGCTTGGAACATTGTCATCCTTAGTTGGGTACAACAAATGTAAGACTATTAGTGCATTAGAGGAAAAGAGAAAGGAGAGATCCCATGCATTCTTTGTTAAGAAGGTTGCCAAAGATAAGGCTCTAAGAGCTGCCCAAAAATCCGTATTTAGCAAATTATCTACTGAGGAACAGACGATCTTAAGATTGGCAGGCCAAAACTAA
- a CDS encoding Oxr1p like TLDc domain containing protein, giving the protein MWLTSFKVPEGAKKILNEGMVDEITSYLPIVLALRRWQLSFCSKLHGVSFGSFYRRVSNKGPSILVVRDTNGVVFGAFISESIRNSTNYYGTGEMFVFTYKQLSTIDTKNPTEKTEFNYLEPSKSNCDLRTSMKDCFTEFAVSEYRLAREESNFRKNGDNLKESSKSISRISVFPWSGKNCFYIYTDNSRIAIGGGGSYSLTIDGEFFRGWSSPCSTYDSPTLSSHEDFLVNAFQVWTLVDDYQ; this is encoded by the coding sequence ATGTGGCTCACAAGTTTCAAAGTTCCAGAGGgagcaaaaaaaatactaaaTGAAGGTATGGTTGATGAAATTACATCTTATTTGCCTATTGTTCTAGCTCTCAGAAGGTGGCAACTTTCATTCTGTTCAAAGCTACATGGGGTATCTTTTGGTTCTTTTTATAGAAGAGTTTCAAATAAAGGTCCAAGCATCTTAGTTGTGCGTGATACCAACGGCGTTGTATTCGGTGCATTTATTTCCGAGTCGATAAGAAATTCAACCAATTATTATGGAACAGGTGAGATGTTTGTTTTTACATACAAGCAACTATCTACTATTGATACAAAAAACCCAACAGAAAAAACCGAATTTAACTATTTAGAACCAAGCAAAAGTAATTGCGACCTCAGGACATCGATGAAAGATTGCTTTACAGAATTTGCAGTTAGTGAATATAGACTTGCACGAGAAGAAAGCAACTTTAGAAAAAATGGAGACAATTTAAAGGAATCATCAAAATCTATTTCACGAATAAGCGTTTTTCCATGGAGCGGCAAAAATTGCTTTTACATATATACTGATAACTCAAGGATTGCAATAGGAGGTGGTGGATCATATTCATTAACAATCGATGGAGAGTTCTTTAGAGGTTGGTCATCTCCGTGTTCAACATATGATTCTCCAACTCTATCAAGCCACGAGGACTTCCTTGTCAATGCATTCCAGGTCTGGACATTAGTGGATGATTATCAATAA